The Syngnathus scovelli strain Florida chromosome 13, RoL_Ssco_1.2, whole genome shotgun sequence genome has a window encoding:
- the ttc28 gene encoding tetratricopeptide repeat protein 28 isoform X3, with protein MRGSVFSALGAAYWSLGRAEKSLAYMRRDLDVARTLGDQRGECRAHGNLGSALFSKGRYREALANHRQQLILAMKLKHKEAASQALRGLGHVYTAVGDYPNALASHKQCVALAKQNGCRLSEARQLGDTGAVYTAMGDVAGALRCHQEHLDIAKSLGNRREEARAYSNLGSAYHAQRDYDKAVTYHSRVLKLARELGDDGGSTVEMRALAGLGHAARCVQDLDAALRYHRRQLEIAEELGDPGARGRASSNLGIVHQMRGDYHLALKFHKDDLLCAQEVGDYAAQGRAYGNMGNAYHALGLYEQAAGFHRQELNISLEVNDRASQASTHGNLAAAYQALGAPDRALQHYLRHLSVSRELGDVQSQARALANLGNFHCCRGHYEEALPYYRQYLLLAPGLGDPEAQGKVCHNLAYAHFCLGHYQDAVRYYQQDLALAMDLQDKLAQAKAYCNLGLAHKALGEFSRAQECHNHLLQIAKALDNTKAIFRALGNLGDVSICQDDLQGAAGFYRQQLSLAHQFSDQKMEADAYSALGSVHRLLGQLDTSLSFHSRELTLRKDLGDPGGECRALARLAAVHADLGDGDTSLQCYEAQLGLARRRLRDTRQEAQVLGNMAIAEMNAGRFEEAVGFLEQQLAALRRSGSGDAVPHRGKVYGNMAKCYVALGDFDEAVRCYHEALTVARSLERVQDQAEAYRGLADAHRSAGNLQQALVCLEKRLVAAHQLGGPVGGEARAYGDLGALHGQMGNYERALSSLERGLGIARSAGDKSLEAEASDELGRVYQLMGDYETALQWHRRSLDMAERAGCLRGQTRASANLGVTYEALGDYQQALLLQEQHLSMAAQTSDLLSKSRAYGGLGRIHHALGNATQAVAYLREGLRLAERSAGREDEAEMRHRLGLSLWAAENLAEARRQLHRASLLFESIGRETLHGADRKHALLDLQTDTYQALQRVLVSLGHVEEALAVAERARTQTFAHLPVGSDRRAPVTVERILETVDSQKATVLYFSLARGFLHSWLLAPGSGVVEFNQARLGADDAPEFRDGSSLREGGRRSLERYVCAAREVLGVDGNLSRMNVGSETESQAGEAPERRFNDELDGYLRVASADNVSKSAGVSPAEDGSSSPCRRLGVDASPLAALYDLLIAPMEAALLHAGGQAGPRRQLVLVLEGDLYLVPFALLKSSSSAEFLYQMFALLCVPSLASLRASGPPAPPCRLAGSGLAVVGAPGPWRGRSWAPPPPSARDEALCLGERLGCVQLAHATKERALAALAQAQCVHFATHVSCEPAALVLDPGGEEEEGGRCAMAPSAEGTKACLGEDACESRPPLRDFLLTAEEILELNLSVKLVVLRSYPESGVRLTRDGLSGLTGAFLRAGVRCVCVSLWATPPPAAKLFMQSFYSALLEGAAASAALAGAMSTLRDSKDFADPFNWAGYLLMGGDVRLNGPELALRRALAEVLCHADRARDTLRVLLHLVEKSLQRIHSGHAKLLYTSQQSVDDKVGGVPGWRPLLAAVGFRLDAGGSGRPAAVFFPTSDPGERLQRCSLTMQALLGLSAAAFEALCKLVSAPQAGEPLVRELHQVLLLQLQSRDGESDRSPAAVLVSLSVRAWRLPGCHEFLAALGFDLCQVGQEDVLLKTGKRASGRVMALALRSLLALFDSADVPERVGTYGSSSLESLSSSPPTPQPASFPASPPRPSLCPDAPSGDAISVYSLSSLTSSLGFWPRPEPAGSDAVGRCSRAQEGAATPRRSRRLANLGKGEAGDEDHRGYAIISSEPLRPEDRCATVKEPPPPPNVPAKPPHTQEVSSPRRSKAKMSGREEAGGGVPTGQLDPEELTRKILEETRVHMRAVEILQRTPGRRSLSTPVTPILSRGARAFQPSETSAFSRPPSRTSPASAPLGPLSPRPPCRSSSLQKLAPPSSPKYLAGRASSLHLKAAGRDCHDKTSPDTESRVKPSTGSKCHPKAVNSESHPKFSLAPPPSSTTAVPRFKSFKAARQHEGASPAGLLPAKKMSTVKKDVLGLLDLSSRHKSSETSDRLPSADSKAPSASKASKRTKFPSGYKFLAGHFFPSSKC; from the exons ATGCGCGGTTCCGTCTTCTCGGCGCTGGGCGCGGCTTACTGGTCGCTGGGCCGCGCGGAGAAGAGCCTGGCCTACATGCGACGGGACCTGGACGTGGCCCGCACCTTAG GTGACCAAAGGGGCGAATGCCGCGCCCACGGCAACCTTGGCTCCGCCCTCTTCTCTAAAGGCCGTTACCGAGAGGCGCTGGCCAATCACAGGCAGCAACTGATTCTGGCCATGAAGCTGAAGCACAAAGAG GCAGCGTCCCAAGCTCTCCGAGGGTTGGGCCACGTGTACACGGCCGTCGGCGACTACCCCAATGCGCTAGCCAGCCACAAGCAGTGCGTGGCGCTGGCcaagcaaaatggctgccggCTCTCCGAGGCCCGGCAGCTGGGCGACACGGGCGCTGTGTACACCGCCATGGGAGACGTCGCCGGCGCCCTGCGGTGCCACCAGGAACACTTGGACATCGCCAAG AGTCTGGGGAACCGGCGCGAGGAGGCTCGAGCTTACAGCAACCTGGGCAGCGCCTACCACGCTCAGCGCGACTACGACAAAGCCGTGACGTACCACAGCCGAGTTCTCAAGCTGGCCCGGGAGCTCGGAGACGACGGCGGCAGCACGGTGGAGATGAGGGCCTTGGCCGGCCTGGGACACGCCGCCCGATGCGTGCAG GACCTGGACGCAGCGCTGCGCTATCACCGGCGTCAACTGGAAATCGCCGAGGAGCTCGGGGACCCGGGGGCTCGAGGCAGAGCCTCTTCCAACCTGG GCATCGTCCACCAGATGCGCGGTGACTACCACCTTGCCCTGAAGTTCCACAAAGATGACCTGCTGTGCGCCCAGGAAGTGGGGGACTACGCCGCCCAGGGCCGGGCCTACGGCAACATGGGCAACGCCTACCACGCCCTGGGCCTCTACGAGCAAGCGGCCGGCTTCCACCGACAAGAGCTGAACATCTCTCTGGAG GTGAACGACCGGGCGTCCCAGGCCTCCACGCACGGCAACCTGGCGGCGGCCTACCAGGCGCTGGGCGCTCCGGACCGGGCCCTCCAACACTACCTGCGCCACTTGAGCGTCTCAAGGGAGCTGGGCGACGTTCAGAGCCAAGCCAGAGCGTTAG CAAACTTGGGCAACTTCCATTGCTGCCGAGGCCACTACGAGGAGGCCTTGCCGTACTACCGCCAGTACTTGCTTCTGGCTCCCGGCCTTGGGGATCCGGAGGCCCAGGGCAAAGTTTGCCACAACCTCGCCTACGCCCACTTCTGCCTGGGACACTACCAAGATGCCGTCAG ATACTACCAGCAAGATCTGGCCTTGGCCATGGACCTTCAGGACAAGCTGGCCCAGGCCAAAGCCTACTGTAACCTGGGCCTGGCCCACAAAGCCTTGGGGGAGTTCAGCAGAGCGCAGGAGTGTCACAACCATCTGCTCCAGATCGCAAAAGCTTTGGACAACACAAAG GCAATCTTCAGGGCTTTGGGCAACCTCGGAGATGTCAGCATTTGTCAGGACGATCTTCAGGGAGCCGCCGGCTTCTACCGACAGCAGTTATCGTTAGCTCACCAGTTCAGCGATCAGAAGATGGAGGCGGACGCCTACTCGGCTCTCGGATCAGTGCACAG GCTGCTTGGCCAGCTGGACACGTCCTTGTCCTTCCACAGCCGGGAGCTGACCCTGCGCAAGGATCTGGGTGACCCCGGCGGGGAGTGCCGCGCTTTGGCTCGCCTGGCCGCCGTTCACGCCGACCTGGGAGACGGCGACACCAGCCTGCAGTGCTACGAGGCTCAGCTGGGCCTGGCGCGGCGGCGGCTGCGCGACACCCGCCAGGAGGCCCAGGTCCTCGGAAACATGGCCATCGCCGAGATGAACGCGGGCCGCTTTGAGGAAGCCGTCGGCTTCTTGGAGCAGCAGCTGGCCGCCCTGCGGCGCTCGGGTTCCGGAGACGCCGTCCCGCATCGGGGGAAGGTTTACGGGAACATGGCCAAATGCTACGTCGCCCTGGGAGACTTTGACGAGGCCGTGCGGTGCTACCACGAGGCCCTGACGGTGGCTCGGAGTCTGGAGCGAGTTCAGGACCAGGCGGAAGCCTACAGGGGACTCGCCGACGCTCACAG gtcgGCGGGCAACCTGCAGCAAGCTTTGGTGTGCTTGGAGAAGAGGCTGGTGGCAGCTCACCAGCTGGGCGGGCCGGTGGGTGGCGAGGCGCGGGCGTACGGCGACCTGGGCGCCCTGCACGGCCAGATGGGCAACTATGAGCGGGCCTTGTCCAGCCTGGAGCGTGGACTCGGCATCGCTCGCTCGGCCGGG GACAAATCCCTGGAAGCGGAGGCCAGCGATGAGCTGGGCCGAGTTTACCAACTGATGGGTGACTACGAGACGGCGCTGCAGTGGCACCGACGATCTCTGGACATGGCGGAGCGGGCGGGATGCCTCAGGGGCCAAACGCGGGCCTCCGCCAACCTGGGAGTGACCTACGAGGCTCTGGGCGACTACCAGCAGGCTCTGCTTCTCCAGGAGCAGCACCTCAGCATGGCGGCGCAGACCAGCGACTTGCTGTCCAAAAGCCGGGCCTACGGCGGCCTGGGGAGGATCCACCACGCGCTGGGCAACGCCACGCAGGCTGTCGCGTACCTCCGGGAAG GCCTTCGCCTGGCCGAGCGGTCAGCCGGCAGAGAAGACGAGGCCGAGATGCGCCACCGCCTCGGCTTGTCTCTGTGGGCTGCCGAGAACCTGGCGGAGGCCCGGCGGCAG CTTCACAGAGCCTCGCTTCTCTTTGAGAGCATCGGCCGCGAGACGCTGCACGGCGCCGACCGCAAGCACGCCCTCTTAGACCTGCAGACGGACACGTACCAGGCTCTCCAGAGGGTCCTCGTCAGCCTGG GCCACGTGGAGGAGGCGCTGGCCGTAGCGGAGCGAGCCCGAACGCAGACCTTCGCCCACCTACCGGTGGGCTCGGACCGGCGTGCCCCGGTCACGGTGGAGCGCATCCTGGAGACGGTCGACAGCCAGAAGGCCACGGTGCTCTACTTCTCGCTGGCGAGAGGATTCCTGCACAGCTGGCTGCTGGCTCCCGGCTCAG GCGTCGTCGAGTTCAACCAGGCCCGTCTCGGAGCCGACGACGCGCCAGAGTTCCGAGATGGCTCCAGCTTGCGGGAGGGCGGCCGGCGCTCTCTGGAGCGGTATGTCTGCGCCGCCAGAGAGGTTCTGGGAGTTGACGGAAACCTCAGCAG GATGAACGTGGGCAGCGAGACAGAGAGCCAAGCCGGAGAGGCCCCCGAGCGACGCTTTAACGACGAGCTGGACGGCTACCTGCGCGTGGCGTCCGCCGACAACGTCTCCAAAAG CGCCGGCGTTTCTCCGGCCGAGGACGGCTCGTCTTCTCCTTGCCGCCGCCTCGGCGTGGACGCCTCTCCTCTCGCCGCCCTCTACGACTTGCTCATCGCGCCGATGGAAGCG GCCCTGCTGCACGCCGGTGGTCAGGCGGGTCCACGCCGGCAACTGGTTCTGGTCCTGGAGGGTGACTTGTACCTGGTGCCCTTCGCCTTGCTCAAAAGCAGCTCGTCCGCCGAGTTCCTGTACCAGATGTTTGCTCTGCTTTGCGTGCCGTCGTTAGCCAGCCTGCGAGCTTCCGGGCCGCCTGCTCCGCCCTGCCGGCTCGCCGGCTCGGGACTGGCCGTGGTGGGAGCGCCTGGCCCGTGGCGGGGCCGCTCGTGggctccgccgccgccgtcggccCGGGACGAGGCTCTGTGTCTAGGCGAGCGTCTGGGCTGCGTCCAGCTCGCCCACGCCACCAAGGAGCGCGCCCTCGCCGCCCTGGCGCAGGCGCAGTGCGTTCACTTTGCCACTCACGTCTCCTGTGAGCCGGCCGCCCTGGTGCTGGACCCCGGcggtgaggaggaagaggggggCCGGTGCGCGATGGCGCCGAGCGCGGAAGGAACGAAAGCTTGCCTCGGCGAGGATGCGTGCGAGAGCCGTCCTCCGCTTCGAGACTTCCTcctcaccgcggaggagatcttgGAGCTCAACCTGAGTGTGAAGCTGGTGGTCCTCAG GTCCTACCCCGAGTCCGGCGTGCGGCTGACGCGCGACGGCTTGTCGGGTCTGACCGGGGCCTTTCTGCGGGCGGGCGTCCGATGCGTGTGCGTGTCCCTGTGGGCCACGCCGCCGCCCGCTGCCAAGCTCTTCATGCAGAGCTTCTACTCGGCGCTGCTCGAGGGCGCCGCGGCCAGCGCCGCGCTGGCCGGCGCCATGAGTACGCTCCGCGACAGCAAGGACTTTGCGGACCCCTTCAACTGGGCAG GCTACCTGCTGATGGGCGGCGACGTCCGGCTCAACGGGCCCGAGTTGGCGCTGCGACGGGCCTTGGCGGAGGTTCTCTGCCACGCCGACCGGGCCAGGGACACCTTGAGGGTTCTTCTGCACCTG GTGGAGAAATCTTTGCAGCGCATCCACAGCGGCCACGCCAAGCTCCTGTACACGTCGCAGCAGAGCGTAGACGATAAG GTCGGCGGCGTGCCCGGGTGGCGCCCCTTGTTGGCGGCGGTGGGTTTCCGTCTGGACGCGGGCGGTTCCGGCCGCCCCGCCGCCGTCTTCTTCCCCACGTCGGACCCCGGAGAACGGCTGCAGCGCTGCAGTCTCACCATGCAAGCCCTGCTCG GTCTAAGCGCGGCAGCTTTCGAGGCTCTTTGCAAACTGGTGTCGGCGCCCCAAGCGGGAGAGCCGCTGGTACGCGAG CTCCATcaggtgctgctgctgcagctgcagtCACGTGACGGCGAGAGCGACCGATCGCCGGCCGCCGTCTTAGTGTCGctcagcgtgcgtgcgtggaggCTTCCGGGATGCCACGAGTTCCTGGCGGCCCTCG GGTTCGACCTGTGCCAGGTGGGTCAGGAGGACGTTCTGCTGAAGACGGGCAAGCGGGCCAGCGGGCGAGTCATGGCTTTGGCCCTCCGCTCACTCCTGGCGCTTTTTG ACTCGGCAGACGTTCCCGAGCGTGTCGGCACGTACGGGTCGTCCTCGTTGGAGTCTCTGTCGTCTTCTCCGCCGACGCCTCAGCCCGCGTCTTTTCCCGCCTCGCCGCCTCGTCCTTCCCTCTGCCCGGACGCGCCGAGCGGCGACGCCATCTCCGTCTACAGCCTCAGCTCGCTCACCTCCTCTCTCGGGTTCTGGCCGCGCCCCGAGCCCGCGGGAAGCGATGCGGTCGGCCGGTGCTCGCGAGCGCAGGAGGGGGCGGCGACGCCTCGCCGCTCCAGGCGACTGGCCAATCTGGGTAAAGGGGAGGCGGGCGACGAGGACCACCGGGGCTACGCCATCATCAGCAGCGAGCCTCTGAGGCCAGAGGACCGTTGCGCCACGGTCaaagagccgccgccgccgccaaacGTTCCGGCCAAGCCGCCACACACGCAGGAAGT CTcgtctcctcggaggagcaaAGCGAAGATGAGCGGCCGCGAGGAGGCGGGCGGCGGCGTACCCACGGGACAGCTGGACCCcgaggagctgactcgcaagatCCTGGAGGAGACCCGGGTCCACATGCGTGCCGTGGAGATCCTGCAGCGGACCCCTGGGCGGCGTTCTCTCTCGACACCCGTCACTCCCATCCTGAGCAGGGGCGCACGCGCCTTCCAGCCGTCCGAGACCAGCGCCTTCAGCAGACCCCCGAGCAGGACGAGTCCGGCTTCGGCGCCGCTCGGTCCTCTCTCTCCCAGACCGCCGTGCCGCTCCTCTtccctgcagaagctggctccacCCTCATCCCCCAAATATCTGGCTGGCAGAGCGTCTTCACTTCACCTCAAAGCAGCTGGCAGAGATTGTCACGACAAAACTTCACCTGACACCGAGTCCCGGGTCAAACCTTCAACTGGGAGCAAGTGTCATCCAAAAGCTGTTAACAGCGAGTCCCACCCCAAATTCTCCCTGGCGccacccccctcctccaccACCGCGGTCCCTCGCTTCAAAAGCTTCAAGGCGGCCCGCCAACACGAAGGCGCATCCCCCGCCGGCCTTCTTCCGGCAAAGAAAATGAGCACAGTGAAGAAAGACGTTCTGGGTTTGCTGGACCTGTCGTCGCGACATAAGTCCAGCGAGACTTCCGACCGTCTCCCCAGTGCGGACAGCAAAGCGCCTTCCGCCTCCAAAGCTTCCAAACGCACTAAATTTCCTTCTGGCTACAAATTTCTAGCAGggcattttttcccttcttcgaagtgttga